One Spinacia oleracea cultivar Varoflay chromosome 4, BTI_SOV_V1, whole genome shotgun sequence DNA segment encodes these proteins:
- the LOC110805687 gene encoding mavicyanin-like, whose translation MTNPAATPKVVMLMLIMSAILKFRCASSAVNHVVGDSSGWDLSSNISLWSASTTFYVNDSLVFNYTPDHDVIEVVSSDFATCRITSPVSSYDDVNGQTVILLSQPGSRYFICGRPRHCSMGLKLSVQVLYQLDQSNNTSSNHNTAVEGDNHGPYSSHGYSDLSTVSFSRLLLHLGITIIGIMWALCLC comes from the exons ATGACGAATCCAGCAGCAACACCGAAGGTAGTAATGCTGATGCTGATAATGTCGGCGATTCTCAAGTTTCGTTGCGCATCGTCTGCAGTGAATCATGTTGTTGGTGATTCTTCTGGTTGGGATCTCTCCTCTAATATCTCGCTCTGGTCTGCTTCTACCACCTTCTACGTCAACGATTCCCTCg TGTTCAACTACACACCAGATCATGACGTGATCGAAGTTGTCAGTTCCGATTTTGCCACATGTCGCATAACAAGCCCCGTATCCAGCTATGACGATGTCAATGGACAGACAGTGATCCTGCTCAGCCAACCTGGTTCGAGGTACTTCATCTGTGGCAGACCTCGCCATTGCTCCATGGGGCTAAAGCTAAGTGTACAGGTTCTATATCAGCTTGATCAGTCTAACAACACAAGCTCTAACCATAACACTGCTGTAGAAGGTGATAACCATGGCCCATATTCCTCTCACGGTTACAGTGACCTCAGTACAGTCAGTTTCAGCAGGTTGCTACTTCACCTGGGGATCACCATCATTGGTATTATGTGGGCCTTATGTCTTTGCTGA